From Elephas maximus indicus isolate mEleMax1 chromosome 1, mEleMax1 primary haplotype, whole genome shotgun sequence, a single genomic window includes:
- the KCNK5 gene encoding potassium channel subfamily K member 5 — protein MVDRGPLLTSAIIFYLSIGAAIFEVLEEPRWKEAKKNYYTQKVQLLKEFPCLGQEGLDKILQVVSDAAGQGVAITGNQTFNNWNWPNAVIFAATVITTIGYGNVAPKTPAGRLFCIFYGLFGVPLCLTWISALGKFFGGRAKRLGQFLTKRGVSLRKAQITCTAIFILWGVLVHLVIPPFVFMVTEEWDYIEGLYYSFITISTIGFGDFVAGVNPNANYHALYRYFVELWIYLGLAWLSLFVNWKVSMFVEVHKAIKKRRRRRKESFESSPHSKKALQVAGNATSKDVNIFSFLSKKEETYNDLIKQIGKKAMKTSGSGERVPELGLGSPGGRLPALPTSLAPLVVYSKNRVPSLEEVSQTLRSKGHMSRPPGEEGSPMDGSPTAEVCINQLDRISEEGEPWDAQDYHPLIFQNANISFVSEEAGLSDEETSKSSLEDNLVGEVQPQEVAEAEVPLNLGEFPSSDESTFTSTESELSVPYEQLMNEYNKANSPKGT, from the exons ATGGTGGACCGGGGCCCTCTGCTCACCTCGGCCATTATCTTCTACCTGTCCATCGGGGCGGCGATCTTCGAGGTGCTCGAGGAGCCGCGCTGGAAGGAGGCCAAGAAAAACTACTACACACAGAAGGTGCAGCTGCTCAAGGAGTTCCCCTGCCTGGGCCAGGAGGGCCTGGACAAGATCCTGCAG GTAGTATCTGATGCTGCAGGACAGGGAGTGGCCATCACAGGGAACCAGACCTTCAACAATTGGAACTGGCCCAATGCAGtcatttttgcagccacggtTATCACCACCATCG gCTATGGCAACGTGGCTCCCAAGACCCCTGCTGGGCGCCTCTTCTGCATCTTCTACGGTCTCTTCGGGGTGCCACTCTGTCTGACATGGATCAGTGCCCTGGGCAAGTTCTTTGGGGGACGTGCCAAGAGGCTGGGCCAGTTCCTCACCAAGAGAGGTGTGAGCCTG CGGAAGGCGCAGATCACATGCACGGCCATCTTCATCTTGTGGGGCGTCCTGGTCCACCTGGTGATTCCGCCCTTCGTGTTCATGGTGACAGAGGAGTGGGACTACATCGAGGGCCTCTACTACTCCTTCATCACCATCTCTACCATTGGCTTCGGCGACTTTGTGGCTG GTGTGAATCCCAACGCCAACTACCATGCCCTCTACCGCTACTTTGTGGAGCTCTGGATCTATCTGGGGCTGGCCTGGCTGTCCCTCTTTGTCAACTGGAAGGTCAGCATGTTTGTGGAAGTCCACAAAGCCATTAAGAAGCGACGGCGGCGGCGGAAGGAGTCCTTCGAGAGCTCCCCACACTCCAAAAAGGCCCTGCAGGTGGCAGGAAATGCAACCTCCAAGGACGTCAACATCTTCAGCTTTCTTTCAAAAAAGGAGGAGACCTACAATGACCTCATCAAGCAGATTGGGAAGAAGGCAATGAAGACGagtgggagtggggagagggTCCCAGAACTGGGGCTGGGGTCTCCAGGGGGTAGGCTGCCAGCCCTCCCCACTTCGTTGGCCCCCCTGGTGGTCTACTCCAAGAACCGGGTGCCCAGCTTAGAAGAGGTGTCACAGACACTAAGGAGCAAAGGCCACATGTCGAGGCCCCCCGGTGAGGAAGGGTCCCCCATGGATGGCTCCCCTACCGCTGAGGTGTGCATTAACCAGCTGGACCGTATCAGCGAAGAGGGCGAGCCATGGGATGCCCAGGACTACCACCCACTCATCTTCCAGAATGCCAACATCAGCTTTGTGAGCGAGGAGGCTGGCCTCTCAGATGAGGAGACCTCCAAGTCCTCGCTGGAAGACAACCTGGTTGGGGAGGTGCAGCCCCAAGAGGTGGCGGAGGCTGAGGTGCCCCTGAACCTGGGTGAATTCCCCTCCTCAGACGAGTCTACCTTCACCAGCACCGAGTCTGAGCTCTCTGTGCCTTATGAACAGCTCATGAACGAGTACAATAAGGCTAACAGCCCCAAAGGCACATGA